The genomic window GATGTATAGAGGATTCTGCCACAATGTGGGCAGTTAATAATATCATTCCCCTTGCAAATTTCATTATAAATACTATCATTTAGCTTGATAAAGCACCCGCCACACGCTTGTTTAAAGACAGGCACAACACTTGTATTAAGTGCCCAGCGGCGAATCTTCGCATAAAAGCCTGTGATTTTACTATCCATTTGTGCTATTAATGCTTCTTTTTGATTGAAAAGCTCTTGTTGCTTTTGCTTAATCTCCTGCACTTGTTGCTGGGTCTGCGCTTCGAGTGTCTCTATAATCGCACCTAGCTCATCAAGCTTGGGCGCGTAAGATTCCTTTTGCTCCGCCTTTGCGTTTTTGCTCGCTTCAAGTCGCTCAATCTCGGCATTTGAATGCGTCATATTCTCCTTAGCAATATCAGTCTCTACATCAAGGGCGCGAAATTCCTTTTCTGTCTTTACTTCTTTTTGCTTCTTGGCGATTTGCTCGAGCTTTGCAGAGGCTTCTTGAATATTCCTGTCGTGTTTTGAAATCTCAAGATCAATACCTTTTATCTCATCACTCAAAGTTTCTATATCTTTTAGAATCTGTGCTTTTTGCCTGATTTTTCCATCAAGCTCAAAACGCACTTGGAGAATTTTTGGCTCTAAGTCGTCAATTTGCTTATCAAAATTTGCTACCTGTATGAGCTCTTGTAAATGCTTATTCATAGGGTTTTCCTTTGATTTGGGGATTAAATATCTCTTAGGCATAAAGAGAATGGATTTTCACAATCCGCAATTATACCTTTATATCCCGCATTTTGCAAAATGGATTCAAAAATTTCTACAAAATATTTCTCACTCTCATAATGTCCCATATCGATGAGGCTTATCCCCATACTTTTAGCCATCATCGCATCGTGATGTTTGATGTCGCTCGTAACAAAACAAGTAGAGGGTAAGGGAGGTATGAGAGAGAGCATAGAGCAGCCACTGCCGCAAACTACATACACTTCGTGTATCATCAGGCTAGAATTTGAATCTAGCCTCGTAGGATTATCGCTCCGCACGAGATTCACACTTTTTGCACCAAGCGCGTTGCATACATATTGTGCGAGTTCATCTAGTGCAAGGGGCGCAATCTCGCCACGCATAAACAATCCCTCCTGCACAAAATGTTCCCATTTGAGAATCTTATGCACGAGATAGGCATTCAAATGGGATAAGTCAAAATTCGTATGGAGAGCGATAAGGGCGCAATCCTTGTTTAAGAGAATCTTTGCAAGATTCGCAGGATATAAATGGGTGCAAAAGGCATTTATAGGCTTAAAGAATAGTGGATGATGTGTGATGACAAGTGTGCGGGGCTGAAGCGAATAAGCAATTTGAGAATTTAACTCAAGGCACACCACAATATGCTCGATTTCATCATCAAAGCTTCCTAGATTCAAGCCGCTTTTATCCCACACCTCTTGCTTCTCAAAGGGCGACACACGATTGCATAGCTCATAAACCTCTCTTACTTTTATCATTTTTATCCTTTTAGTTTTATTGCAAGTTCTTGTGCCGCATTAAAAACTTTAGAATCTTAGGCAAAATCACGGGCAAGAAAATCCTAAAACCTTTCCGCAAATCCTATCGAAAACCCCAAGCCTGCTGTATCTCCCTTATATGTTCCATATTAAGCTCGATAATCATCACCCCCTCACGCTCTTCAAGGCTATCTTCAATTTCCCCATTTGCGCCAACAAACAGGCTATCGCCATAGAATTTCCACTGCGCCTCATCATAACTTAACTCATCAATACTATTAATGCGCAAAATTGCCATAGAATTACTAAAAGCACGAGCTTGACAAAGAATCCTCCAACGCTCTTTAGTTTCAAAAGTATTGCTACAAGGCATAATCACCACATCAACTCGTGTTTGTTTAAGCTTGAGCCATATCTCATCAAAATGTATTTCAAATCCTGCGATGATAGCAAACTTTAAGCCATCTTTTTCAAAAACAAACGGGGTTTTAGGTGATTTGGGTAGAGCATTATCAAAAAATGCCTTTTCATTCCAATGTGGATAGCCAATAAGTCGCTGCTGGTAGTAAAACTGCGCCTTTTCACCCTCTATGAATGCGATGCTCTTATAGAGTTTATTATCCTCACTCACAATGAGTGGCACGATGAGGGTAAGTTTATATTTTATAGAGAGTTTGTGCAAGGATTTTAGAATCTTCGCATAATTACTATGAAAAATTTTAGGGTCGCTATCGCGAAAAAATGGCTGAAAAACATATTCACTAAATGCCACAATCTGCACCTTTTGTTTTTTACAATTTTGCAGATACTTGCCGAGCCTAGTGTCATTTACGGCGAGTGAAAAAAGCTGCAGCATAGCGATATTCATTGGTTATCCTTGGTGTAAAATGAATGCGATTGTAGCATAATAGCCTAAAACTTCGCCGTGATTTTGCTCTCTTTAAGGTTACAAAATATAGAGTTCAGAAATTAGGCTTACGAGGATTCTAAACCATATGGATTGTAGCCTACAAAGGAATAAAAACTTCTTAGATCATTCCTTGCGAATAATATCACTCAAACCCGAGAGGCAGTTATCTGCCTTGCAATCGAGTTTTGCGGTAATTTCGCCAAGCTCGTTATATGACTTCTGCCATAGGGCTTGATTGCTTTCATATAGCATTTGAACCTTGATTTTGCCATTTGGGTAAAACCAGCTCACTTTTATCTGCTTTGGTGTGCTAGAGGAATAAACGCGCTCCATATAGAGCTTACCTTTATCGTCATAACTACGCTCTACGCCAACTTTCTCTCCATTTTCAAAGCGAGATTCAGAGCGCAATGTGCCATTTTCGTTATATTGCTTTGCTTCTCCATTTTTTACGCCATTAACATACGAGGTCGTTTGTTCAAGTTTGCCACTTGGAAAAAACCCACGCGCCACATCGTCAATCTTGCCCTTTTTGTAGGCGTATTGCCACGAAACTTTGCCATTGTCATAATATTCTATCACCTTACCCTCAAGCATACCATCGACATAAGTCGCTTCTTTGGCAAGTGTGCCATTTTGATGATACCATTTTGCCTTATCTTTGATAGCACCCTCATCGTAGGTAATCTCAGATTTAAGGATATTATGCGGATAAAATTCTAACACCACGCCCTGCAATTTATTATTTTTATAGTTTGCATCATAAATCACCTCACCTTCTTTTGAATACTTTATCTCACGCCCCTCTTTGCGCCCATTGACAAAGTGCATTTGCTCCGTGAGATGTCCATCTTCATTATACCACGCCTCACGCCCGTGCTTAATATCCGTGCCTTTAATATAGCTTATTTTACCCTGTATGACTTCCCCCGCCGTCTTTTTGGTAATCGTGCGCTGCTCTAGTTCAATCCCAGCAGACACGCCTATGATGCCTAAACAAATGATAATATACCTTAACATAATACTTCCTTTCTTATTATCATCGGCATTTTTTTAACCTTATACATTTTTTACGCCGATTTGATAATACACAAAGCCTTTAGATTCTAAACAAAGCGATTGATAAATATTGCGCCCATCAAAAATCACGGGATTTTCCAAAAGCTTCTTTATCTCCCCAAAATCTGGGCTTCTAAACTCGCGCCATTCTGTCAAAAGCACGAGAGCAGCGCAGTTTTTGAGCGCATCATACTTGCTCGATTGTATTTCAACAGATTCTAGATAATCCTTGAAATAAAATCTTGCCTGTTCCTGTGCCTTTGGGTCGTAAGCCTTAATCTTTGCTCCTCGTTTTACAAGCTCACGCACAAGCACCAAAGAGCTTGCTTCACGCATATCATCAGTTTCTGGCTTAAAACTAAGTCCCCAGATTCCAAAGCTTTTACCGCTTAAGTCCTCCCCAAAATGGCGTGTGATTTTTTCCACCAAAACCATTTTTTGTGCCTCATTCACAACCTGCACCGCACTTAAAATCTGTGCTCTATAACCAAAATCTTGCGCGGTTTTCTCTAGCGCACGCACATCTTTGGGGAAGCAGCTCCCGCCATAGCCACAGCCCGGATAAATAAAACTATACCCGATGCGCGAATCTGAGCCAATACCCAAGCGCACATCATTGATATTTGCGCCCACGCGCTCACAAATCTGGCTCATCTCGTTGATAAAGCTAATCTTTGTCGCAAGCATCGCATTTGCGGCGTATTTTGTCATCTCTGCAGATTCTATCCCCATAGCAATGAATCTATCACTCTTAATCAAAAATGGCGCATAAAGGGCTTTCATCACTTCTAATGCGCGTTTTGAATCTGTGCCAATCACCACTCTATCAGGGCTCATAAAATCCTTTATTGCCACGCCCTCTTTGAGAAACTCCGGGTTGCTTACCACATCAAAACTCATACTTTGCGGATTTTTTGCGTCATTATGCTTTATGTAATCCGCACTATCTCCAATCGCCACATTGCGTTCTTTGAGGGTGGATTCTATAATATCACGCACTTTTTTTGCACTACCCACAGGCACAGTGCTCTTATTTACCACCACGACATAGGGCGACTTTATGAATGTGCCAATATCTCGCGCCACAGCCTCCACATAGGATAAATCTGCACTCCCATCTTCGCCCATAGGTGTGCCAACAGCGACAAAAATCACCTCGGCAGATTCCAAAGCCACCTTTTTATTGGTAGTAAAATGCAGTGTATCAAGTGCGATACCATCTTTTACCATAGATTCTAATCCGGGCTCATAGATGGGAATCTCGCCCTGCTTGAGCCTCTCAATTTTTTTAGAATCTACATCAAGGCAGGTAACATTATTGCCCATTTGCGCGAAGCACGCACCTGCTACAAGCCCTACATACCCGCTACCAACGACACTTACCTGCATTCTTGCTCCTTTTGCGCCACTATGGCATAGCTGAAAGATTTGTGAAAATCGTTTTTAATGAACGTTTGAGCACATCTTCTTTTTGTTCTTGTGTGAATTGCACTTCATCGCCGATGCCTAGATATTTTTTCTCACTCATCTTAAGTGTGCTCGTGGCATTTTGCTGAATCGTCTTTGATTTATTGTAGAGATTGAACTGCACATTGCTTTTGAGTGTCTTATTGTCTTTTGAACTAATCGCACTTTCTTCCGTAGTTTGCGCGATAATAAAACTATATTTAATATCAAGCATATATGACTTCTCATCTGCCTTCGTCTGTGTGACGAAGCAGCCACTCTCACTCAAAGCCTTGTCTAAAACCGCCCTAAATTCTTGCCTACTCAACACACTTTCTTTACTGGATTCTATTTTACCTAGCACAATATTGTATTTTGGCGCTCCGCAAATCGCGCTGAGTTGTGTGCTTTGTGGTGTATTCGGTGTTTTTGAAAAGCACCCTGCCATCAAAAATACACCCGCCGCTAAAAATACCATACTACCAGAGCCTACACGCAAAATTTTCATCATCACTCCTTTGTAAGAAATAAGGAGGCATTTTACAATAAATTAAGAAATAAAGAAGGGGCAGGAAAACAATCCCGCGCCCTCTCAAAAGAGAAAAAGGCGAGATTGCGAATATTGGAAGCTTAAGACATCACAGGGTGAGTGCCATCTCTCATATCAGCACCGATGTTGTCGCGATTTTTGCTTCCTAAATCACTCCATACGATACAGCCATCAGTTGGACAAGCACTTGCACAAGCAGGTTGTTCATTATGTCCGACACACTCTACACACTTATTTTGATATACATAATAAGTGCCTTCACCTGTTGGATTATCATCATCATCGACAATAGCACTCACAGGACATTCATCAATACACGAACCACAAGCAATACAAATATCTGTAATCTTTACAGCCATAATCTCTCCCTTATTTATTGTTTGATTGGGTAAAACCCGGGAGCGAGTATAAAATATTTATCTTAAAAAACACATAAAACTAAGAATGATAAATTAATTTTTTACTTTAATATGATTTTCAAAGCTACCATAAAATGCCTACTATTGCACCATTTCTCTAGCAGTAGCCTCATTATAAGCACAGGATTTAGATATACATATAAAATTGGATAACAAAATTTCAATCAAAGTTTTAAGTAATGTTTGTGTAGAATCCACGTTTTGAATAATCCCAAAAACAAAACGATATAAATATCTAAACACAAGGGAAACGCGTGGAAACAATAGCAGAAGAAATACAAATTATCTCCCTCTGTTTTTGTATAAGCCTCGTGCTTTGTGTCCTTATCATCGCCGTGAGTAAGAGATACAGCCTCTTTATCGATAGTGCCACATCAAACAAACCTCAAAGATTCCATATCCACGAAACGCCTCGTGCTGGTGGCATAGGTATTTTTATTGCATTTTGGGTGATGCTTATATATTTTTATATCCACAATATACAATTACTCCTTATAATGTGCGGGGGAAGTATCATTTTTGCAAGTGGGCTTATAGAAGATTTTAAAGGCAATCTCTCTCCAAAAATGCGCTTATTTATGCAATGTGTGGCAACATTTGGTGTATGTGCTCTACTTAATGTATATTTGAAAGATTTATCATTAGGATTCACTCTGCCCTATATAATCGGTCTATTTTTTACCACATTTGCACTTGTAGGTGTAAGTAATGCGATGAATATTATTGATGGATTCAATGGTTTGGCAAGTGGTATATGTTTGCTTATATTATGTGCTATTGCTTATGTAGCCTATGATGTGCAAGATATGGAAATATTTTATTGCTCTTTAGCTCTTATTGGAGCAGTTTTTGGATTTTTTGTTTGTAATTTTCCTTTTGGTTATATTTTTTTAGGTGATGGAGGAGCTTATTTTTTGGGATTTATCATAGGTATCTTACTTGTTTTACTCACACAAAGACAAGATTGCATAAGTGCTTTTTTTGGTTTAAGTGTAATGATTTATCCTGTATGGGAAGTGCTTTTTTCGATATGGCGCAAATCCTACAAACGAAAACAATCCGCCACAGAGCCTGACAAAGTGCATTTGCATATGCTGATTTTTAAACGAATTACTCGCAACAATGCTTACACTTCGCTTGTTATATGCGCGTTTTGTTTGCCTTTTGTTGTGTTGAGCGTGTTTTTTT from Helicobacter typhlonius includes these protein-coding regions:
- a CDS encoding zinc ribbon domain-containing protein; this translates as MNKHLQELIQVANFDKQIDDLEPKILQVRFELDGKIRQKAQILKDIETLSDEIKGIDLEISKHDRNIQEASAKLEQIAKKQKEVKTEKEFRALDVETDIAKENMTHSNAEIERLEASKNAKAEQKESYAPKLDELGAIIETLEAQTQQQVQEIKQKQQELFNQKEALIAQMDSKITGFYAKIRRWALNTSVVPVFKQACGGCFIKLNDSIYNEICKGNDIINCPHCGRILYTSNQSETPATEKPKKKAKA
- a CDS encoding Nif3-like dinuclear metal center hexameric protein gives rise to the protein MIKVREVYELCNRVSPFEKQEVWDKSGLNLGSFDDEIEHIVVCLELNSQIAYSLQPRTLVITHHPLFFKPINAFCTHLYPANLAKILLNKDCALIALHTNFDLSHLNAYLVHKILKWEHFVQEGLFMRGEIAPLALDELAQYVCNALGAKSVNLVRSDNPTRLDSNSSLMIHEVYVVCGSGCSMLSLIPPLPSTCFVTSDIKHHDAMMAKSMGISLIDMGHYESEKYFVEIFESILQNAGYKGIIADCENPFSLCLRDI
- a CDS encoding carbon-nitrogen hydrolase family protein, with the protein product MNIAMLQLFSLAVNDTRLGKYLQNCKKQKVQIVAFSEYVFQPFFRDSDPKIFHSNYAKILKSLHKLSIKYKLTLIVPLIVSEDNKLYKSIAFIEGEKAQFYYQQRLIGYPHWNEKAFFDNALPKSPKTPFVFEKDGLKFAIIAGFEIHFDEIWLKLKQTRVDVVIMPCSNTFETKERWRILCQARAFSNSMAILRINSIDELSYDEAQWKFYGDSLFVGANGEIEDSLEEREGVMIIELNMEHIREIQQAWGFR
- a CDS encoding toxin-antitoxin system YwqK family antitoxin, whose protein sequence is MLRYIIICLGIIGVSAGIELEQRTITKKTAGEVIQGKISYIKGTDIKHGREAWYNEDGHLTEQMHFVNGRKEGREIKYSKEGEVIYDANYKNNKLQGVVLEFYPHNILKSEITYDEGAIKDKAKWYHQNGTLAKEATYVDGMLEGKVIEYYDNGKVSWQYAYKKGKIDDVARGFFPSGKLEQTTSYVNGVKNGEAKQYNENGTLRSESRFENGEKVGVERSYDDKGKLYMERVYSSSTPKQIKVSWFYPNGKIKVQMLYESNQALWQKSYNELGEITAKLDCKADNCLSGLSDIIRKE
- a CDS encoding UDP-glucose dehydrogenase family protein, whose amino-acid sequence is MQVSVVGSGYVGLVAGACFAQMGNNVTCLDVDSKKIERLKQGEIPIYEPGLESMVKDGIALDTLHFTTNKKVALESAEVIFVAVGTPMGEDGSADLSYVEAVARDIGTFIKSPYVVVVNKSTVPVGSAKKVRDIIESTLKERNVAIGDSADYIKHNDAKNPQSMSFDVVSNPEFLKEGVAIKDFMSPDRVVIGTDSKRALEVMKALYAPFLIKSDRFIAMGIESAEMTKYAANAMLATKISFINEMSQICERVGANINDVRLGIGSDSRIGYSFIYPGCGYGGSCFPKDVRALEKTAQDFGYRAQILSAVQVVNEAQKMVLVEKITRHFGEDLSGKSFGIWGLSFKPETDDMREASSLVLVRELVKRGAKIKAYDPKAQEQARFYFKDYLESVEIQSSKYDALKNCAALVLLTEWREFRSPDFGEIKKLLENPVIFDGRNIYQSLCLESKGFVYYQIGVKNV
- a CDS encoding DUF362 domain-containing protein, with protein sequence MAVKITDICIACGSCIDECPVSAIVDDDDNPTGEGTYYVYQNKCVECVGHNEQPACASACPTDGCIVWSDLGSKNRDNIGADMRDGTHPVMS
- a CDS encoding glycosyltransferase family 4 protein — its product is METIAEEIQIISLCFCISLVLCVLIIAVSKRYSLFIDSATSNKPQRFHIHETPRAGGIGIFIAFWVMLIYFYIHNIQLLLIMCGGSIIFASGLIEDFKGNLSPKMRLFMQCVATFGVCALLNVYLKDLSLGFTLPYIIGLFFTTFALVGVSNAMNIIDGFNGLASGICLLILCAIAYVAYDVQDMEIFYCSLALIGAVFGFFVCNFPFGYIFLGDGGAYFLGFIIGILLVLLTQRQDCISAFFGLSVMIYPVWEVLFSIWRKSYKRKQSATEPDKVHLHMLIFKRITRNNAYTSLVICAFCLPFVVLSVFFYHHTSILLLLCAVFVLGYSYFYTKLIRFKFK